From bacterium, one genomic window encodes:
- a CDS encoding acyltransferase — protein MFEWLKLLRWDWRDEIGRFNILNSVWMRTPGRLGFTWRNRHIPRYFAESGHGVKIHDGVRFRGIHRIRCGDDVEIGVDNFLQASGGLSLGDRVITGPGVRIWTVNHHFDDVTRPINDQGFDYAPVSIGADCWLGAGVFVMPGVVLPEGCVVSAHSVVACKKYPPFAILAGHPARVIGRRDAPHRANPGLVAENQA, from the coding sequence ATGTTTGAGTGGCTGAAATTATTGCGGTGGGACTGGCGCGACGAGATCGGCCGGTTCAACATACTCAACTCCGTCTGGATGCGTACGCCGGGGCGCCTCGGCTTCACCTGGCGCAACAGGCACATACCCCGCTACTTCGCCGAGTCCGGGCATGGCGTCAAGATCCACGATGGCGTGCGTTTCCGGGGCATCCACCGCATCCGCTGCGGCGACGACGTGGAGATCGGCGTCGACAACTTCCTCCAGGCCAGCGGCGGCCTCTCCCTGGGCGATCGCGTGATAACGGGCCCCGGTGTGAGGATCTGGACCGTGAACCACCACTTCGACGACGTGACGCGTCCCATCAACGACCAGGGTTTCGATTACGCGCCGGTGTCGATCGGCGCCGATTGCTGGCTGGGCGCCGGCGTCTTCGTCATGCCCGGCGTGGTCCTGCCGGAGGGATGCGTCGTCTCGGCCCACAGCGTCGTGGCCTGCAAGAAGTACCCGCCGTTCGCGATCCTGGCCGGGCATCCCGCCCGGGTCATCGGCCGCCGCGACGCCCCGCATCGGGCGAACCCCGGACTGGTGGCGGAGAACCAGGCATGA